The DNA segment AGCCTTGTATTGAAGTATCACCATGTTTGGAAAAACCGATAAGAAAGCTAACAAATAATAAAATAAAATGCCAGAGAAAGGCGTGTATTGTCATTGTGACATAGGGGTGCATAAGACCATTCGGCACAAGCAATGCCATGAAAGCACCAAGCAGATTGAAATCCATCAGGAATGTTTCCAATGGAATGAGCCATCTGCTTTTTTTCATAAACGGAAGTATTGCACACACGTACATGGGAAGACTGCAAAGCTGAAACGGGAAGATCCACCAGTCATAGGTATGGTTATCCATGATGTAATAATGAAACAGTTGCTTGTACAGCTCAGAGATTATGAGAAATACAGCAATACCAAACAGGATGCGGCGATAGATTGTTTCCGATACATTGCGCAGTTTCCAGGCGAGTAGTATCGTCAGCGGTATGCCCATCACCAGCATGATTATATGAAATGTGCCATATGGCTGTGGCTGTGTCATTTCCCAGGCTGTGGCGTTTAAAAGGTTTTCCATGGTACCATCTCCTGCTTTTAGTATGGACACCTTTCTCGGAAACTGCAATAGGAAAAAGAGAAACTTTGCAAGTCATGGTTCTTGTCTGCTTTTGATACTAAGAACGAAAAAAGAAGGAAGGCTCCTGTGAGGCGTAATAAATACAAGAGGTTAGGAGCTTTCTTTCCTTCATTTTTTTCAGATACAATTTTGTAAGAGGCGGCTGTATATAGCCTTTTTATATCCTTACAGAATTTTAAAGCTGCTGATAATGGCTACGATACAGAATATGAGGAAGAGAATTGACATCCAGTTTCCAAAGAATACACGTATCCTATAGCCTCTGTTGTGTATGATATAATTGCGAATCGCAATTCGTTTTTGGTACAGCATAAAGAACGCATACAGCATACACAGCACTTCAATAATTATGAATACAGTGGATATCTGATCATCCACCAGGAAGGAGCCTTCTATCATCGCAAAGGAATTATTCAGAAAATGGATTGCAATACCCGGCAGAATACTTCCTGTTTTTATAACTGCATAGGAGATAACAAGGCTTAATGCAAACACGGGAACAGCCTGAGGAAGATTCCCGTGCATCATTGCGAATAACAGACTTGTCACAACAATGGCGAAAACATTCCCATGGCGTTTTAATGTCTGCAAAATCAAACCGCGAAACAGAAGCTCTTCAAAGATTGGGGCAATGACACACGCAGACAATACGATAATCAGATTATATGTAAAATCCGTTGTCATTGAGAAATCAGGTGTTGTCATGGTCACACCAAAATCCGTTAGAAATTGGTTCACAAGCTGTATTACAAACCCGGCTGCGCAGGATAATCCCATACCGATGATTGTATAATACAGAATGGTCAGAAAATTCCAATCATTGCTCATGGTGAATGGTAGCTTTACCTTCAGTCTTTTTTTGAACATTCCTACGGTAAACAAAATCATCAGGCTGCTGCAGATCATGCTGAGGATATTGATAATAATTTCTATATCTGTTGCAGAGGCTCCCTTTATCATAAAGGCTCCACTCACCATACCAATGATCAATCCGGCAGCTATCAGAAGCAGGTTATAAACTAGCAGTGAAGCCGCAATGCTTTTGCAATCCTTTTTACATGCCACATCTTTTGATTCTTCTTCCAGATAAGGCTCTTGATCCATATAGCTACCTCCTATCGGTCGAACAGCTTCCTTCGAGCAGTAGATTGAATAAACAATTCCTTCAGACCGTCCTTGTCATTTTCCTCCAGCTTGGATTTTAAATGATTGACCTCCTGTATAAAATCATCAATTTCACGAATCAGATTCTCTTTATTCAGAAAGAATACCTCGCTCCACAGATTCTCATTGATCTTTGCAATTCGCGTCAGATCACGAAAGGAGTCACCTGTATATTCCACAAGATGTGTATTATCATTCGTATTCATAAGGGATACCGCAATCGCATGTGTCAGATGGGAAACAAAGCCAACCATCTCGTCATGCTGTTCCACCGTAAGCTCAGAGATGTTACGAAAGCCAAGAATATCCGCAAACTGACGCATGGTGTCTACCGCTTCCCGGGAATTGTTATCTGTTGGAAGGATGATAAAGTTTGCAATGTGGAAAATGGAGTCATCCGCAAACTTTACGCCACTGACCTCTTTACCTGCCATTGGATGGGAACTGATAAACTCCACATCCTTGCGAATAATATTTTGTATCGGCTTCACCACGCCTGTTTTCACAGAGCTCACATCGGTAATTAAAGCACCCGGTTTGAAATATTTCTGATAGGTTGTAATCCAGTCTACTGTCATGTTTGGATATAGTCCACTTATTATAATATCAGCTTCCTTTATATAGTCAATATCAAATGTAGAGCCCCGGTCAATAATATCATGCTTTAAAGCATAATCAATGCTGAGCTGGTTAATTTCTATTGCATCTACATGATAGCCGTTTTTTTTCAGGCCCATAGCATAGCTGCCGCCAATCAATCCAAGGCCAACAATTAGAAACCGTGTATTTTCCTGTATCATAGCAGCTCCACCTTTCCACCAATAGCTTTTAAATCATCAAAAAATGTTGGGTAGCTTTTGTTGATTGCCTGTGCACCTTCGATTGTACATATGGAATTGCTGCAGGAAGCCGCAACACTGAGTGCCATGACAATACGATGATCGTTGTGTGCAGATAGTTCAGTGTCACACGTATAATCAGTACCGCCGGATATGAAAATTTCATTTTCAGTAGAATGTATATCTACATGAAATTTTCGCAATTCCTGTTCCATTGCTTCAATACGGTCACTTTCCTTTATACGCAGACGTCCGGCATTATAAATATGTGTATTTCCCGGGGAATACATGGCAAGCACTGTCAGAATTGGCCCGAGATCCGGACAATCCGCAAGATCGACAGCATTGCCGTGAAGCCTGCTTTTATATATATGATAGCCGTTTTCCACTTCTTCCATACGAACACCGAAGTCTTTTAAAATGCTGAGTATTTTCTTATCACCCTGGCGCGAGTTATGATGTACTCCGGTGATTGTGAGATCATTGTTTATAGCCGCAAGCACTGCAAAAAAGGCAAGCTGGGAATAATCACCTTCAATTGAATAATCGGCTGCTTTATATTTCTGATTTCCCGGAATATGAATGGTGAGCTCATCCGTAAACGATGCATGCACACCAAATGTTTCCAGCATTTGCAGAGTCAGATCAACGTAGCTTCTCGATTCAAATGGAGGAAGGATATGAATAGTGGAATCCTCCTTTAGCATAGGAAGAGTGAACAGCAGACCACTGATAAACTGTGAGCTGACATCGCCCTTCAGCGTAATGTCTCCCGGACGCAGACATTCCCGGATAGTAATACCGGAAGCATCCTGTTCAAAAAAGAGCGATTGAGAATGAAATAAGTCCTCATACACCTTTTGCGGACGCTGCATCAGACGACCCTGTCCGGTAAAGGTGATTTCCTGATTACAGAGTGAAAAGATCGGTATGAAAAAGCGCAGTGTGGAACCGGATTCACAACAGAACACCTCTTTCTTCTGGATTGAGAAATCCTGAATCCCGGTAATTGTCACCTGATCCTCATCCATTCGGATATCGGCACCCAGCTGCTGCATACCGGCAATTGTGGTTTTGATATCCTGTGAATAGGCGACATTTTTTATGACGCTTGTTCCCTGTGCTAGTGCAGCACAGATAATGGCACGATGCGCCATGCTTTTGCTGGGAGGTATTGCCACATGTCCACTGCATGCTGTGGGTGCAACGCGGGCCTTCATTACATCGCCCTCCCGATCACACTGGCGATTGCTTTCCCTTTGCGAATCAGTTCCCTGAAGTTATCCGGTTTTAAAGACTGTGCACCGTCACTCCATGCACATTCTGGATGATCATGCACCTCAACGATCAGACCATCGGCACCTGCGGCGATAGCGGCCAGTGAAGCAGCCTCCACCAGCTCCCAGTCACCGGTCGCATGACTTGGATCAATGATGATAGGAAGATGTGTTTTCTTTTTGATAATAGGAACTACACTCAGATCCAAGGTATTTCTGGTATAAGGCTCAAAGGTACGGATTCCACGCTCACACAGCATAACATTGGTGTTTCCTTCTGAAAGAATGTATTCTGCGGACATGATCCATTCTTCTATCGTATTGGCAAGACCGCGTTTCAGTAATACCGGCTTATTTGTTTTTCCCACTGCCTTTAACAGATCAAAGTTTTGCATATTTCTAGCACCGATTTGAATAACATCGACATGCTCAACAAATTCATCCAGCTTGTCTGTACTCATGAGTTCTGTTACAACAGGCA comes from the Erysipelotrichaceae bacterium 66202529 genome and includes:
- the aroA gene encoding 3-phosphoshikimate 1-carboxyvinyltransferase, with translation MKARVAPTACSGHVAIPPSKSMAHRAIICAALAQGTSVIKNVAYSQDIKTTIAGMQQLGADIRMDEDQVTITGIQDFSIQKKEVFCCESGSTLRFFIPIFSLCNQEITFTGQGRLMQRPQKVYEDLFHSQSLFFEQDASGITIRECLRPGDITLKGDVSSQFISGLLFTLPMLKEDSTIHILPPFESRSYVDLTLQMLETFGVHASFTDELTIHIPGNQKYKAADYSIEGDYSQLAFFAVLAAINNDLTITGVHHNSRQGDKKILSILKDFGVRMEEVENGYHIYKSRLHGNAVDLADCPDLGPILTVLAMYSPGNTHIYNAGRLRIKESDRIEAMEQELRKFHVDIHSTENEIFISGGTDYTCDTELSAHNDHRIVMALSVAASCSNSICTIEGAQAINKSYPTFFDDLKAIGGKVELL
- a CDS encoding CPBP family intramembrane metalloprotease, producing the protein MDQEPYLEEESKDVACKKDCKSIAASLLVYNLLLIAAGLIIGMVSGAFMIKGASATDIEIIINILSMICSSLMILFTVGMFKKRLKVKLPFTMSNDWNFLTILYYTIIGMGLSCAAGFVIQLVNQFLTDFGVTMTTPDFSMTTDFTYNLIIVLSACVIAPIFEELLFRGLILQTLKRHGNVFAIVVTSLLFAMMHGNLPQAVPVFALSLVISYAVIKTGSILPGIAIHFLNNSFAMIEGSFLVDDQISTVFIIIEVLCMLYAFFMLYQKRIAIRNYIIHNRGYRIRVFFGNWMSILFLIFCIVAIISSFKIL
- the aroF gene encoding 3-deoxy-7-phosphoheptulonate synthase, whose protein sequence is MIITMKKSATKADIEHVMKQLKDKGLQIHESIGENLNVFGVVGDTSQVDPKRIEANKHVESVVRVSSPYKKASRMFHPEDTIVEVNGIKIGGKEKIVVIGGPCSVEGKDMICHLAHEVKGAGGEMLRGGAYKPRTSPYAFQGMGTEGILALAEARKQTGLPVVTELMSTDKLDEFVEHVDVIQIGARNMQNFDLLKAVGKTNKPVLLKRGLANTIEEWIMSAEYILSEGNTNVMLCERGIRTFEPYTRNTLDLSVVPIIKKKTHLPIIIDPSHATGDWELVEAASLAAIAAGADGLIVEVHDHPECAWSDGAQSLKPDNFRELIRKGKAIASVIGRAM
- a CDS encoding prephenate dehydrogenase/arogenate dehydrogenase family protein — translated: MIQENTRFLIVGLGLIGGSYAMGLKKNGYHVDAIEINQLSIDYALKHDIIDRGSTFDIDYIKEADIIISGLYPNMTVDWITTYQKYFKPGALITDVSSVKTGVVKPIQNIIRKDVEFISSHPMAGKEVSGVKFADDSIFHIANFIILPTDNNSREAVDTMRQFADILGFRNISELTVEQHDEMVGFVSHLTHAIAVSLMNTNDNTHLVEYTGDSFRDLTRIAKINENLWSEVFFLNKENLIREIDDFIQEVNHLKSKLEENDKDGLKELFIQSTARRKLFDR